In Oncorhynchus clarkii lewisi isolate Uvic-CL-2024 chromosome 24, UVic_Ocla_1.0, whole genome shotgun sequence, one DNA window encodes the following:
- the LOC139382283 gene encoding uncharacterized protein, which produces MGKKEMYNCLFLSWTCLCFLPGYDSEECVTSVLAKRGSVDVPKGGTLSLSCDVQHCGDDGWTGGWGLSTEGQFLLFSHTPRHHLSKVTLTTNSTRLLMDILNVNQSDHGMYQCQITWVEGYTSVGHMTYVNITAAIPPTSVRKVYSRVAVYVSTCLVITLVLGLAYHIRSKVPSQPPPIPPPKPPPRSQSACKDKPPTPKPKPKIELVYASLSKDCLEQQNHNPQRKAAQLTVYSSPRFS; this is translated from the exons ATGGGGAAGAAAGAAATGTACAactgtctgtttctctcatgGACCTGTCTATGTTTTCTCCCGG GTTATGATTCAGAGGAATGTGTGACTTCTGTCTTGGCAAAGAGAGGTTCTGTTGACGTACCAAAGGGGGGCACTCTTTCCCTATCCTGTGATGTTCAGCATTGTGGAGATGATGGCTGGACAGGGGGATGGGGGCTGTCAACAGAGGGACAGTTCCTTCTCTTTAGTCACACTCCAAGGCATCATCTCTCCAAAGTCACATTGACAACCAATAGTACCCGTCTGCTCATGGACATCCTCAACGTCAACCAATCAGATCATGGAATGTACCAATGCCAGATCACCTGGGTTGAGGGATACACCAGTGTTGGACATATGACATATGTGAACATCACTGCAG CCATACCACCCACATCCGTGAGGAAGGTCTATTCCAGGGTGGCGGTGTATGTAAGTACCTGTTTGGTAATCACCCTGGTTTTGGGTCTGGCTTACCATATAAGGTCAAAGGTCCCATCTCAGCCCCCACCAATACCACCGCCCAAGCCCCCACCACGCTCCCAAAGTGCATGCAAGGACAAGCCCC CCACACCCAAGCCTAAACCAAAGATAGAG TTGGTCTATGCATCTCTTTCAAAGGACTGCCTTGAACAGCAGAATCATAATCCTCAACGAAAAGCCGCACAGCTCACAGTCTACTCCTCTCCCCGCTTCTCCTGA